The proteins below are encoded in one region of Tachypleus tridentatus isolate NWPU-2018 chromosome 4, ASM421037v1, whole genome shotgun sequence:
- the LOC143248590 gene encoding uncharacterized protein LOC143248590 produces MMEDPHIEVMNPSNIRVRWSPPENPNGPVDFYLLVMKWQEETNGTQSKLFNISGSETSIIIPMNCPLKMENSIVNFTIQAANIRNNTDLLGPSSTPTRTKMCFSEGLQVPMIVGAILGGTLALILLVIVLCALVRWMKEKITFMKQIKVQLPNGLDAPNTEPFIVYGEFKKHIDKKNSTGHLKVPIDSLDLYLSNNNNAFGERQGSEISRFSNSSTDELIQRKIRCTSYGRNPSGDSSGYSSAGGHDSISSSLTAHTQLSSECHAEPELTGSVTPDAVFMDCHLGTDNFLAHSQGKVGLPKVEELQDTEESLSGMNSGPFEETTNIPSSEPQHPYSCFSIRGQTGEGYMSFLGHRNNTPVMTRNLSNSEPSVFDIDGEQVDEVTNPLVAVLPYSRFDWPKVLVQHLIPVCYSQKIKQKMLLQVLAILSLE; encoded by the exons ATGATGGAGGATCCTCATATTGAAGTGATGAACCCTTCTAACATTCGAGTTCGATGGTCACCCCCAGAGAATCCAAATGGTCCAGTTGACTTTTACCTGTTAGTTATGAAGTGGCAAGAAGAAACTAATGGAACTcagtcaaaattatttaatatttcaggaTCAGAAACATCCATTATTATTCCAATGAACTGTCCGTTAAAAATGGAAAACTCTATTGTAAACTTCACTATTCAAGCAGCTAACATCAGGAACAATACAGATCTTCTTGGTCCAAGCAGTACTCCAACGCGAACGAAGATGTGTTTCTCAGagg GTCTTCAGGTCCCCATGATTGTTGGAGCTATACTTGGTGGAACTCTTGCTTTGATATTACTGGTAATAGTTCTGTGTGCTTTAGTTCGCTG GATGAAAGAAAAGATAACTTTCATGAAACAGATCAAAGTTCAACTCCCAAATGGACTGGATGCTCCAAATACA GAACCTTTCATTGTATATGGTGAATTCAAGAAACACATTGACAAAAAAAACAGCACTGGTCACTTGAAGGTTCCAATTGACAGTTTAGATTTGTACTTATCTAATAACAACAATGCATTTGGTGAAAGACAAGGCTCGGAAATCTCTCGGTTTAGCAACTCTTCAACTGATGAG CTGATCCAGAGGAAGATCCGGTGCACAAGTTATGGAAGGAATCCAAGTGGAGACAGCAGTGGTTACAGCTCTGCTGGAGGCCATGATAGCATATCTTCTTCGCTAACAGCTCACACTCAGCTTTCTTCTGAGTGCCATGCAGAACCTGAGCTTACTGGCTCTGTTACACCTGATGCAGTCTTCATGGACTGCCATCTTGGAACTGACAACTTTCTAGCTCACTCACAGGGAAAGGTGGGACTTCCCAAagtggaagaactccaagacacTGAAGAATCACTTAGTGGGATGAACTCTGGCCCCTTtgaagaaacaacaaatattccTAGTTCAGAGCCTCAACATCCTTACAGTTGTTTTAGTATTAGAGGACAAACTGGTGAGGGTTATATGTCATTTCTGGGTCATCGAAACAATACACCTGTAATGACCAGAAACTTATCCAATAGTGAGCCTTCAGTTTTTGACATTGATGGTGAACAGGTAGATGAGGTAACTAACCCACTTGTTGCTGTTCTCCCATACTCTAGGTTTGATTGGCCAAAAGTCTTGGTTCAACATTTGATTCCAGTATGCTACAGCCAGAAGATCAAACAGAAAATGTTACTCCAAGTACTGGCTATTCTAAGTTTGGAGTGA